In Paludibaculum fermentans, the genomic stretch AGGGCTCCGATGCCCAGGAAGTGCTCGAAGGAGGAGGCGTAGCGCCAGCCCAGCAGCAGCGGCAGCAGCGTCACCGAAAGACCCAGCAGACCCGCGCGGCGTCCGCCGATGCGATCGGCCAGTGTACCGAGGACGGGCCGGAAGAACGAGCCCGACAGCAGCGGGATGGCCACCAGCAGCCCCTTCTGCGAAGCCGTCAGATGCAGTTGCTCCGCCAGAAACGGGCTGAGCGGACCCAGCAGCACCCACACCATGAAGCTCACGTCGAAGTAGAGGAACGAGGCGAGCAGCGTCGGCCAGTGGCCTGCCTTCAGAAAGGCCTTGGAAGTCATGCGACGGCCTCCTTCATCTCCGGCAGCTGGATCTCGACAATCCCTTCAATCACGCGCACGGGATAGGTGGTGACACCCACGGGCACGTCCGGCTTCAGCACCTTGCCGTTCTCCAGGTTGATGTTCCAACCATGCAGCGGACAAACGACGGTTGTGCCCTTCGTGATGCCGTCGCACAGCGGCCCCAGATTGTGCGGGCAGCGGTTGTCGATCGCCTTAAAGCCGTCGGTCAGATGGAAGATCGCGATTTCGCGCCGTCCGATGCAGACGCTGCGGCCTTCGCGCAGGGGTACGTTTTCAGCGGGAGTGACTTTCAGCCAGCTCATCGGTAGGAGACCTCCTCGGGTGCTTCCATGGGTTGAATCTGAACGAACTGCGTGGCGGTCTTGGGTTGTTCGCGCTCCAGCCACGCGTCATAGGAAGCAGACTTGGCTTTCCTCAATCGATCCAGCAGGCCGGCTCTTGCCTCCGGCACTGCGTAAACGGTTTCGCGGCGG encodes the following:
- the nirD gene encoding nitrite reductase small subunit NirD, with translation MSWLKVTPAENVPLREGRSVCIGRREIAIFHLTDGFKAIDNRCPHNLGPLCDGITKGTTVVCPLHGWNINLENGKVLKPDVPVGVTTYPVRVIEGIVEIQLPEMKEAVA